The following proteins are co-located in the Fusobacteria bacterium ZRK30 genome:
- the nagA gene encoding N-acetylglucosamine-6-phosphate deacetylase, translated as MYALVKGRIFTGEKTVFNRAVIVDGKKIKEVVKSEDLDILYPNIEKKDMGGNLIAPAFIDLQLNGCGGVLVNDNLSAETFKIMNETNIKYGCTLYTPTLITCEDKKIEDALQVMEEIEDLESLGVLGLHIEGPYISVNKKGTHREDLIRVLSDEIIKKISKSKTTILTLAPENAKAEHIKTLKNGGVHVALGHTNATYEEVMGKKPYGITLATHLYNAMSSFSHREPGVVGAIFDSKDIEAGIIVDGFHCHYGSVRVAKEIMGERLYLVTDAASPAGTDMPEFMFEGKRCFHKDGQLRNEEGNLAGSVLTMDQGVRNLVEHVGVSLEEALRMASLYPAKAVKIDDRYGRIAAGYTADLVILDEKIELTNVIVKGKSKR; from the coding sequence ATGTACGCATTGGTAAAGGGGAGAATATTTACCGGAGAAAAAACTGTATTTAACAGGGCAGTTATTGTAGACGGGAAAAAGATAAAAGAGGTAGTGAAATCAGAGGACTTAGACATTTTATATCCAAATATAGAAAAAAAAGATATGGGTGGAAATCTTATAGCCCCGGCATTTATAGATCTGCAGCTTAATGGCTGTGGAGGAGTTCTGGTGAATGATAATTTATCGGCTGAAACATTTAAAATAATGAATGAAACCAATATAAAATACGGGTGTACATTGTATACTCCTACCCTTATTACCTGTGAGGATAAAAAGATAGAGGATGCCCTTCAGGTCATGGAGGAGATTGAGGATCTGGAAAGTTTAGGAGTTTTGGGACTTCATATAGAGGGACCCTATATCTCTGTAAATAAAAAGGGGACTCATAGGGAAGATTTGATAAGGGTGTTATCGGATGAGATTATAAAAAAAATATCTAAATCAAAGACAACTATCCTTACTTTAGCACCTGAAAATGCCAAGGCTGAACATATTAAAACTCTGAAAAATGGAGGAGTACATGTGGCTCTTGGACACACCAATGCAACTTATGAAGAGGTTATGGGAAAAAAACCTTATGGGATCACTTTAGCTACTCATCTATATAATGCTATGAGTTCTTTTAGTCATAGGGAGCCTGGAGTTGTAGGAGCTATATTTGATTCGAAAGATATAGAAGCCGGGATAATAGTGGATGGGTTCCATTGTCATTATGGAAGCGTCAGGGTTGCTAAGGAAATAATGGGAGAAAGGTTATATCTTGTAACCGATGCTGCTTCTCCAGCAGGAACAGATATGCCTGAATTTATGTTTGAGGGAAAGAGATGTTTTCATAAAGATGGTCAGCTGAGAAATGAGGAGGGAAATTTGGCCGGTTCGGTATTGACTATGGATCAGGGAGTCAGGAATCTGGTAGAACATGTAGGTGTGTCTTTGGAAGAAGCTCTGAGGATGGCATCTCTCTATCCTGCTAAAGCAGTGAAGATAGATGACAGGTATGGAAGAATAGCAGCTGGTTATACAGCTGATTTAGTTATTTTAGATGAAAAGATAGAGTTAACTAATGTAATAGTAAAGGGAAAAAGCAAAAGATAG
- a CDS encoding zinc ribbon domain-containing protein — translation MDELTKCPNCGGDIIKNNGTGERYCGDCKKRFVKRALCEVCGEELEKLSSCGAQQFFCNKCKVLKSKKELDYFFREARGEEKN, via the coding sequence ATGGATGAATTAACAAAATGTCCAAATTGTGGTGGAGATATAATTAAAAATAATGGAACAGGAGAACGTTACTGTGGAGACTGTAAAAAAAGGTTTGTAAAAAGAGCACTTTGTGAAGTGTGTGGAGAAGAGTTGGAAAAATTATCTTCTTGCGGGGCGCAACAATTTTTTTGCAATAAATGCAAAGTTTTAAAGTCTAAAAAAGAGTTGGATTATTTTTTTAGAGAAGCAAGGGGTGAAGAAAAAAATTAA
- a CDS encoding TRIC cation channel family protein produces the protein MFQVIYILGVMASSISGALKGGKHNLDVFGVAVIGLTTGLGGGVLRDVIMNQLPFAVKNEWVVYVSLGVSILAFYFSDKVKYYYKVVKTLDAAGLAVFVIIGADKGIDNGLGILGIAIMATLTGAVGGLLRDIFVREVPYIFKEDVYASLCMVSGAIYGTLVLYTDIDRMLLKNIAVICIFAVRVVTIKYNIHLSKKIL, from the coding sequence ATGTTTCAAGTTATTTATATTTTAGGTGTTATGGCATCATCAATTTCAGGGGCATTAAAGGGTGGAAAACACAATTTAGATGTATTCGGAGTAGCGGTAATAGGTCTGACTACAGGGCTAGGTGGAGGAGTACTAAGAGATGTGATCATGAATCAACTTCCCTTTGCAGTAAAAAATGAGTGGGTTGTATATGTTTCATTGGGAGTATCCATCTTAGCATTTTATTTTTCAGACAAGGTAAAATATTACTATAAAGTAGTAAAAACATTGGATGCAGCAGGTCTTGCAGTCTTTGTAATAATAGGGGCAGATAAAGGGATAGATAATGGATTAGGTATATTAGGAATAGCTATTATGGCCACTCTTACAGGAGCTGTAGGTGGATTATTAAGGGATATTTTCGTAAGGGAAGTTCCTTATATATTTAAAGAAGATGTGTATGCATCTCTTTGTATGGTATCAGGAGCAATCTATGGTACTCTAGTTCTTTACACAGATATAGACAGAATGTTATTAAAAAATATAGCTGTTATATGTATATTTGCTGTAAGGGTAGTTACGATCAAGTATAATATTCATTTATCAAAAAAAATACTATAA
- the dgt gene encoding dNTP triphosphohydrolase produces MDTMKWEKLLDVEYFRNKDVDNQLEELKKDSSKIIFSSAFRRLQNKTQIYPLESNDFVRTRLTHSIEVSTIAQIIGNKVEKKLVEMEELPKEKKGMIESILKAASLVHDIGNPPFGHYGEFIIHDFYTKYFEEKFENNVDFYGYPWSLEERYDFEKFEGNAQAFRLLKKLQYLRDENGLNLSFQTLATIIKYPRSSTEGCIKNEDPSYKKFGYFSSEKESFEKIFDTLEIKNKENEIVRYPLVYLLEAADDIAYTIADIEDGCKKGVLGLEIIKEKLFKYCDITSEKEKEILKSLEVIEVDSDYPKPFEIAIQVARKKLQNFMMDSVVDTFIEYYSEIMEGNYRGELLKNSKACWVEYAFRELLEILISEKEVIKLEVAGDAIIRVLLKEFTDAVASPNREIIGTKEQKLFRLISSNYRFLMKKYPDTENKLYNELHLVTDFVCGMTDSYALDLYQAITAIKY; encoded by the coding sequence ATGGATACTATGAAATGGGAAAAATTACTGGATGTGGAATATTTTAGGAATAAAGATGTAGACAACCAATTGGAGGAATTAAAGAAAGATTCTTCTAAGATCATCTTCAGCTCAGCTTTTAGAAGGTTGCAGAATAAGACTCAGATATACCCTTTGGAGAGCAATGATTTTGTCAGAACAAGGCTGACTCACTCCATAGAGGTATCTACAATAGCACAAATAATAGGAAACAAAGTGGAGAAAAAGCTGGTAGAGATGGAGGAATTGCCCAAAGAGAAGAAAGGGATGATTGAAAGTATTTTAAAGGCTGCATCTCTGGTACATGACATAGGGAACCCTCCCTTTGGTCATTATGGGGAATTTATCATCCATGATTTTTACACTAAATATTTTGAAGAAAAATTTGAAAATAATGTTGATTTTTACGGATATCCATGGTCGTTAGAGGAACGGTATGATTTTGAAAAATTCGAAGGGAATGCCCAGGCTTTCAGGCTCCTAAAAAAACTTCAATATTTAAGAGATGAAAACGGACTGAACCTTTCATTTCAAACTTTGGCCACAATAATAAAATATCCCAGATCCTCTACAGAGGGATGTATAAAAAATGAAGATCCCAGTTATAAAAAATTTGGATATTTCTCCAGTGAAAAGGAATCCTTTGAAAAAATATTTGATACTTTGGAGATAAAAAACAAGGAGAATGAGATAGTACGATACCCGCTGGTTTACCTATTAGAAGCAGCAGATGATATTGCATATACAATAGCGGATATTGAGGATGGATGTAAAAAAGGTGTTTTAGGACTGGAGATTATCAAGGAAAAATTATTTAAATATTGTGATATAACCAGTGAAAAAGAAAAAGAGATATTGAAGAGTTTAGAGGTTATAGAGGTCGATTCAGATTATCCTAAACCATTTGAGATAGCTATCCAAGTGGCGAGGAAGAAGTTACAAAATTTTATGATGGATTCGGTTGTGGATACTTTTATAGAGTATTACAGTGAGATTATGGAAGGAAATTACAGAGGTGAACTTTTAAAAAATTCAAAGGCATGCTGGGTAGAGTATGCTTTTCGTGAGCTCTTAGAGATATTGATCAGCGAAAAGGAAGTAATAAAGTTAGAGGTTGCAGGAGATGCAATAATCAGGGTTTTATTGAAGGAGTTTACAGATGCTGTGGCTTCACCTAACAGGGAAATAATAGGAACCAAGGAACAAAAACTATTTCGACTAATCTCCAGTAATTATAGATTTTTAATGAAGAAATATCCAGATACTGAGAATAAATTATACAATGAACTGCACCTGGTAACGGACTTTGTCTGCGGGATGACAGACAGTTACGCTTTGGATCTGTATCAGGCTATTACAGCAATAAAATATTAG
- a CDS encoding site-2 protease family protein, with the protein MKEFFENFKYVNKDMPRSTKIIYGGLAGLLLVFMTGRLIKTPMILIMIGILMISIILHELAHGVTAYLNGDPTAKVMGRLTLNPIKHIDPLGMLLPIGLILMGSSFVIGWAKPVPVNYRNLKKGEFSVFMVSIAGVVVNFTLAFLGASIIKFFPEIYMTNDIVHMATVYLIRINLVLGIFNLLPIPPLDGSKILWSLGGEWIKDMVENLDRYGFFIIIVLSYLGILWKIIDPIFGFLVNILNMYIQ; encoded by the coding sequence ATGAAAGAGTTTTTTGAAAATTTTAAATATGTAAACAAAGATATGCCCAGATCTACCAAGATTATCTACGGAGGTCTGGCAGGGTTATTATTGGTGTTTATGACAGGGCGTTTGATAAAAACACCAATGATACTTATTATGATTGGAATCCTTATGATATCTATAATATTGCATGAATTAGCTCATGGAGTGACAGCTTATCTAAATGGAGATCCTACAGCAAAAGTGATGGGGCGTTTAACATTAAATCCTATAAAGCATATAGACCCCTTGGGAATGTTACTACCTATCGGATTGATCTTGATGGGATCTTCCTTTGTTATAGGTTGGGCTAAACCAGTTCCTGTAAACTACAGAAACTTAAAAAAGGGAGAATTTAGTGTTTTCATGGTATCTATAGCTGGAGTAGTGGTAAATTTTACACTGGCTTTTTTAGGTGCCAGTATAATTAAATTTTTTCCGGAAATATATATGACGAATGATATAGTTCATATGGCGACAGTTTATTTAATCAGGATAAACTTAGTTTTAGGAATATTTAATCTTTTACCTATTCCGCCTTTAGATGGTTCAAAGATCCTATGGAGCCTTGGAGGAGAGTGGATAAAAGATATGGTCGAGAATTTAGACAGATATGGATTTTTTATAATAATTGTATTAAGTTATCTGGGGATATTATGGAAAATAATCGACCCAATATTTGGATTTTTAGTGAATATCTTAAATATGTATATACAGTAA
- the nagB gene encoding glucosamine-6-phosphate deaminase — MRVVITEKNIGDWAACYVANKILEAKPSAEKPFVLGLPTGSTPLGMYKRLIQFNKDGIISFENIVTFNMDEYVGLDKEHPQSYHYFMYENFFNHIDIKEENINILDGMALDYKAECARFEEKMKAVGGVDLFLGGIGPDGHIAFNEPGSSLTSRTRDKELTADTIIANSRFFDGDINKVPKLSLTVGVGTILDAKEVLIMVNGHHKARALRQAVEEGINHMWTISALQMHEKGIIVSDEEATVELKVGTYRYFKDIESANLDSEKLIADLYNRVK, encoded by the coding sequence ATGAGAGTTGTAATTACTGAAAAAAATATTGGTGACTGGGCAGCATGTTATGTAGCAAATAAAATATTGGAGGCAAAACCTAGTGCCGAAAAACCATTTGTATTGGGATTGCCTACAGGATCAACACCTTTAGGGATGTATAAAAGGCTTATCCAATTTAATAAAGATGGGATAATCAGTTTTGAAAATATAGTGACATTCAATATGGATGAATATGTAGGGTTAGACAAGGAACACCCCCAGAGTTATCACTACTTTATGTATGAAAACTTTTTTAATCATATAGATATAAAGGAAGAAAATATTAATATTTTAGATGGAATGGCTTTAGATTATAAGGCTGAGTGTGCAAGATTTGAAGAGAAGATGAAAGCTGTAGGGGGAGTAGATCTATTTTTAGGTGGAATTGGTCCGGATGGTCATATTGCATTTAATGAACCGGGATCATCACTTACTTCTAGAACAAGGGATAAGGAATTGACAGCAGATACCATCATAGCTAACTCAAGGTTCTTTGACGGAGATATAAATAAGGTGCCAAAACTCTCATTGACTGTAGGAGTAGGAACAATACTGGATGCTAAAGAAGTTTTGATCATGGTAAATGGTCATCATAAAGCCAGAGCACTGCGTCAGGCTGTAGAAGAGGGAATCAATCATATGTGGACAATTTCAGCTCTTCAAATGCATGAAAAAGGCATCATAGTATCAGATGAAGAGGCTACGGTAGAATTAAAAGTAGGAACTTATAGATATTTTAAAGATATCGAAAGTGCAAATTTAGATTCGGAAAAATTAATTGCAGATTTATACAATAGAGTGAAATAA
- a CDS encoding DUF805 domain-containing protein yields the protein MNYYLKVLRQYKDFYGRADRREYWMFVLVNFAINIALATVEQVITPESGILSGIYALFIFIPGIAVTIRRLHDIGKSGWMQLVILIPLIGWIWFLILMVKEGEEGPNQYGECLRETRF from the coding sequence ATGAACTATTATTTAAAGGTATTGAGGCAGTATAAAGATTTTTATGGAAGAGCTGACAGGAGAGAATACTGGATGTTCGTATTGGTCAATTTTGCAATAAATATAGCATTGGCTACAGTGGAACAGGTGATAACTCCTGAAAGTGGAATTCTTTCAGGAATATATGCATTGTTTATATTTATCCCGGGAATTGCAGTGACCATAAGAAGATTACACGACATAGGAAAGAGCGGATGGATGCAGCTGGTTATACTGATTCCATTAATAGGCTGGATATGGTTCTTGATTTTAATGGTTAAAGAGGGAGAGGAAGGGCCAAATCAGTATGGAGAGTGTCTGAGGGAAACAAGATTTTAA
- a CDS encoding phospho-sugar mutase translates to MKDYMKQYEIWLNSPHIDKEDREELASIKGDEKEIEERFYTELAFGTGGLRGVRGNGINRMNKYMIRKATQGFANYLLEVDAEAVRKKGVVIAYDCRIGSVEYSLNTALVLAANGIPAYLFESLRSTPELSFAVRELGTQAGVVVTASHNPVEYNGYKVYWNDGAQCVEPHASGIVNGVKNVKDLGDIKLISEEEAKSKGLLTIVGKDLDDKYMEVVKTEQIITDIPNKADYKIVYTPLHGTGRVPVQRILDECGFKSVYTVSSQEMPDGTFPTVGYANPEDPAVFKLGIELADEKGSSIVMANDPDADRLGIAVKDKKGNWSYPNGNQVGLLLMEYILKFKKDIPSNGAVISTVVSTPMLDEVAKAHGVKMYRTLTGFKFIGEKIKQFEDGVLDGSYVFGFEESYGYLIGTHARDKDAIVTTMILSEMAAYYESIGTDIPAELDKMYDKYGWYREGITAITMGGKDGAEQITNIMKTLRENTPKQLLGQDVVVVRDFQLQIECDKTACTEIKLDLPKSNVLQFVLADGTYITARPSGTEPKIKYYFAVKSDSKSEAEKKLEETMVEFGEFTKGL, encoded by the coding sequence ATGAAAGATTATATGAAACAATATGAAATATGGTTAAATTCACCACATATAGATAAAGAGGATAGGGAAGAATTAGCTTCTATAAAGGGAGATGAAAAAGAGATAGAGGAAAGGTTTTATACTGAATTAGCATTCGGTACAGGAGGATTAAGAGGAGTTAGAGGAAACGGAATCAACAGAATGAATAAATATATGATAAGAAAAGCGACTCAGGGGTTTGCAAATTATCTATTAGAAGTAGATGCAGAGGCTGTAAGAAAAAAAGGTGTTGTGATAGCTTATGACTGCAGGATCGGGTCGGTAGAGTATTCGTTGAATACAGCTTTGGTTTTGGCTGCCAATGGAATTCCTGCATATTTATTTGAATCCCTTAGATCTACTCCGGAACTATCATTTGCAGTAAGAGAGTTAGGAACCCAGGCAGGTGTAGTAGTAACTGCATCACATAATCCGGTAGAGTACAACGGATATAAAGTTTATTGGAATGACGGGGCTCAATGTGTAGAACCTCATGCCAGCGGAATAGTAAATGGTGTTAAAAATGTTAAAGATCTGGGAGATATTAAACTTATCTCTGAAGAGGAAGCTAAATCCAAGGGATTGTTGACTATAGTAGGAAAAGATTTAGACGATAAATATATGGAAGTTGTAAAGACTGAGCAGATTATAACTGATATCCCGAACAAAGCAGATTATAAGATTGTATATACTCCGCTACACGGAACAGGAAGAGTTCCTGTACAAAGAATATTGGATGAATGCGGGTTTAAATCTGTATACACAGTGTCGAGTCAAGAGATGCCTGACGGGACATTCCCTACAGTGGGATATGCAAATCCTGAAGACCCAGCAGTATTTAAATTGGGAATTGAATTAGCTGACGAAAAAGGTTCATCTATTGTAATGGCAAATGACCCCGATGCAGACAGATTGGGGATAGCAGTAAAAGATAAAAAAGGTAACTGGTCATATCCAAATGGAAACCAGGTAGGATTATTACTGATGGAATATATCTTGAAATTTAAAAAAGATATCCCTTCTAATGGTGCAGTAATTTCTACTGTAGTATCGACTCCTATGCTGGATGAAGTAGCAAAAGCTCATGGAGTAAAGATGTACAGAACGTTAACTGGGTTTAAATTTATAGGAGAAAAAATTAAACAATTTGAAGACGGAGTCTTAGATGGAAGTTATGTATTCGGATTTGAAGAATCTTACGGATATCTCATAGGGACCCATGCCAGAGATAAAGACGCTATTGTAACTACTATGATCTTATCTGAGATGGCAGCCTATTATGAATCTATTGGGACAGATATCCCAGCAGAATTAGATAAGATGTATGATAAATATGGATGGTATAGAGAAGGAATCACTGCAATAACTATGGGTGGAAAAGATGGAGCAGAACAAATCACAAATATCATGAAAACTCTAAGAGAAAATACTCCTAAACAACTGTTAGGCCAAGATGTTGTAGTGGTAAGAGATTTTCAATTACAGATAGAATGTGATAAGACAGCTTGTACAGAGATCAAATTAGATCTTCCAAAATCTAATGTACTCCAATTTGTTTTAGCTGATGGAACATATATAACAGCCAGACCATCTGGAACTGAGCCAAAAATAAAATATTATTTTGCTGTAAAATCAGACAGTAAGTCAGAGGCGGAAAAGAAATTAGAAGAGACTATGGTGGAATTCGGGGAGTTTACAAAGGGGTTATAG
- a CDS encoding IMPACT family protein, translated as MKTIERECVIEFEIKKSRFIGYIKPIFTKNEAEDFIKKIKLKHPDARHNCSAYKVLENGQEYYKVDDDGEPSGTAGKPMGEILNILGLDNLVVVATRYFGGIKLGAGGLIRNYAKTAKLAVEEAGIVEWNPKINIVIEFSYDRSSQIDKLLEGEEEFSKEYGEQILYRGRISEEVLLKLKEIRGIILIEN; from the coding sequence ATGAAAACAATAGAAAGAGAATGTGTAATAGAGTTTGAGATAAAAAAATCTAGATTTATAGGGTACATCAAGCCTATTTTTACAAAGAATGAGGCAGAGGATTTTATAAAAAAGATAAAATTAAAACATCCAGATGCAAGGCATAACTGCAGTGCATATAAGGTGTTAGAAAATGGTCAGGAATACTACAAGGTAGATGACGATGGGGAACCTAGCGGAACAGCAGGGAAACCTATGGGAGAGATCTTAAATATACTGGGCCTGGATAATTTAGTCGTAGTAGCTACCAGGTATTTCGGCGGGATAAAATTAGGAGCCGGGGGACTTATTCGAAATTATGCTAAAACTGCAAAATTAGCTGTGGAAGAAGCTGGAATAGTGGAATGGAATCCCAAAATAAATATAGTGATAGAATTTTCTTATGACAGGTCTAGTCAGATAGATAAGCTGTTAGAGGGGGAAGAGGAGTTTTCCAAGGAATACGGGGAACAAATTCTCTACAGGGGAAGAATCTCAGAAGAAGTTCTTTTAAAGTTAAAGGAAATAAGGGGAATTATATTGATAGAAAACTAA
- a CDS encoding ComEC/Rec2 family competence protein, translated as MDINMIFFLNAIFVSVVNFLGGREALLCSLLFILGVYFKRKDKILALVLMGMTIYLYGNYTLRTMEKLSADKIYEFQIEVISDRAKIIKADEKYLKVSYYPVLDKFLEEGSYKTLGRINKIENNRVEMSILKEEKIETRIRDFLNNRVDKLGSDFSYEFQNFTKAVLLGRKEGISEEIRKKFNYTGTSHILVISGLHIGIIIVSILFLLKRLPYQIRYGLAGVILTAYCYGVGFTPSVQRAYIMGILYLAAKIFYEEREMIKALMVAFIVSNFINPYAVRSISYQMSYLALSGILFLDPKVKGYLGEILPKKLMKYKVVNFLILSFSIQIILIPIFLYYFRVLPLFSFIPNLIVIPLGSVTVLILFISLLLSFIGLEKLLIPIGYMSYKFLIFIIDIFSKIPFLTLMFYAKISLLLYIFLYVIILLFILFKREKIRRYWYISLGVIPLIFLVPPQRIEKLDLKWMNYRSTPNKVLFLNKRPERRDLLLLKDNRINKLDYIVTSYEMKNEELKKAYPGAENTILNKGEGIRLEDEYFINEKGKIKIKESER; from the coding sequence ATGGATATAAATATGATATTTTTCTTAAATGCAATATTTGTATCTGTAGTCAATTTTTTAGGAGGGAGGGAAGCATTGCTTTGTTCCCTTTTATTTATCCTGGGAGTTTATTTTAAGAGAAAAGATAAGATCTTAGCATTGGTTTTGATGGGGATGACGATATATTTGTATGGAAATTACACTTTAAGAACCATGGAAAAGTTGAGTGCAGATAAAATCTATGAATTTCAGATAGAAGTGATCTCAGATAGAGCTAAGATAATAAAAGCGGATGAAAAATATTTGAAGGTCAGCTATTACCCTGTTTTAGATAAGTTTTTAGAGGAGGGATCCTATAAAACTCTAGGAAGAATAAATAAAATAGAAAATAACAGGGTCGAAATGTCTATATTAAAAGAGGAAAAGATAGAGACCAGGATCAGAGATTTTTTAAACAACAGAGTAGATAAACTGGGGTCTGATTTTTCTTATGAATTTCAAAATTTTACCAAGGCAGTTCTATTAGGAAGGAAAGAGGGAATATCTGAAGAGATAAGAAAAAAATTTAACTATACAGGAACTTCACATATTCTTGTAATATCAGGGCTTCATATAGGAATAATAATAGTTTCCATACTATTTTTGTTAAAAAGGCTGCCCTACCAGATAAGGTATGGGCTGGCAGGAGTAATCCTTACAGCTTATTGTTATGGAGTGGGATTTACTCCCTCAGTTCAGCGGGCCTATATTATGGGGATATTATATTTGGCTGCTAAAATTTTTTATGAGGAGAGGGAGATGATAAAAGCATTGATGGTGGCTTTTATAGTTTCTAATTTTATCAACCCCTATGCTGTCAGAAGTATCTCCTACCAAATGTCCTATCTGGCCCTTTCAGGAATATTGTTTTTAGATCCCAAAGTCAAGGGGTATTTAGGAGAGATCTTACCTAAAAAATTAATGAAATATAAGGTTGTTAATTTTCTTATATTGAGTTTTTCCATCCAAATTATTTTGATACCTATATTTTTATATTATTTTAGAGTTTTGCCCTTATTTTCCTTTATCCCGAATTTAATAGTTATCCCACTGGGGTCGGTCACGGTACTGATATTATTTATATCTCTCTTACTATCCTTTATAGGATTGGAAAAACTATTGATCCCAATTGGATATATGTCCTATAAATTTTTGATCTTTATAATAGATATATTTTCTAAAATTCCGTTTTTAACTTTGATGTTTTATGCTAAAATCTCCTTATTATTATATATCTTCTTATATGTTATAATACTGTTATTCATCCTCTTTAAAAGGGAAAAAATAAGAAGATACTGGTATATATCTTTAGGGGTAATCCCCTTAATATTTCTAGTACCACCTCAGAGGATAGAAAAATTAGATTTGAAGTGGATGAACTATAGGAGTACTCCCAATAAAGTATTATTTTTGAATAAGAGACCAGAAAGGAGAGATCTCCTTTTGCTGAAAGACAACAGGATAAATAAATTGGATTATATAGTGACCTCCTATGAGATGAAAAATGAGGAGTTAAAGAAGGCTTATCCTGGTGCAGAAAACACGATATTAAATAAGGGTGAGGGAATAAGGTTAGAAGATGAATACTTTATAAATGAAAAGGGAAAGATAAAGATAAAAGAGAGCGAAAGATAA
- a CDS encoding Crp/Fnr family transcriptional regulator — MKIINSPNLLKKYIELYNINSIFSNNLEKYMTLYQFKKNEHLFTSSEKVNYFYLLVAGGTKIVLNLENGKSLLIDYSKPLEMLGEMEIINNPYSKYDIIATEDTTVIGIGMNIFSKLIANDPIFWKYLYSSTLNKLQATVNSNIISSSYSFEHVLANYLINHAVEKGDEISIESISFNDLSQLLGTSYRHLNRVLKKFIEQGLIKKDKRRIVITDYEKLSEYYIELY; from the coding sequence ATGAAAATCATTAATAGTCCCAATTTATTAAAAAAATATATTGAATTATATAATATCAACTCCATTTTTTCAAATAACCTTGAAAAATATATGACCCTCTACCAATTTAAAAAGAATGAACATCTGTTTACCTCCTCTGAAAAGGTAAATTATTTCTATCTATTGGTTGCCGGAGGTACAAAAATCGTTTTAAACTTGGAGAATGGAAAGTCACTCCTAATTGATTACAGTAAACCCTTGGAGATGTTAGGAGAGATGGAGATCATTAATAATCCATATTCAAAATATGATATTATTGCTACTGAAGATACTACCGTAATCGGTATTGGCATGAATATTTTTTCAAAGTTAATTGCCAATGATCCGATATTTTGGAAGTACCTGTACAGTTCTACCCTGAATAAATTACAGGCTACTGTTAATTCAAATATTATTTCCTCCTCCTATAGTTTTGAGCATGTTTTGGCCAATTACCTTATCAACCATGCTGTAGAAAAGGGAGATGAAATCTCCATAGAATCTATCAGTTTTAACGATCTGTCCCAGCTTTTAGGAACCAGTTACAGACATCTCAACAGAGTTTTAAAAAAATTCATTGAGCAGGGGTTGATAAAGAAAGACAAAAGAAGGATAGTCATTACAGACTATGAAAAATTAAGTGAGTATTATATAGAACTATATTAA
- a CDS encoding DUF805 domain-containing protein: MNYYFDVFKRWRDYEGFTTRKGYWMFTLISCIIFLAISVVDNFLYGDQHFLKSLYILFIWTPVIALHCRRLHDVGKSGWWQAIGLIPIVGPIWVLIQLARPGFVVGEYED, translated from the coding sequence ATGAACTATTATTTTGATGTTTTTAAACGTTGGAGAGATTACGAAGGGTTTACAACGAGGAAAGGATATTGGATGTTTACCTTGATTAGTTGTATTATATTTTTGGCAATATCCGTTGTGGATAATTTCCTGTATGGTGATCAACATTTTTTAAAGAGTCTATATATATTGTTTATTTGGACTCCTGTAATAGCACTTCATTGTAGAAGGTTACATGATGTCGGTAAAAGCGGTTGGTGGCAAGCTATAGGTTTGATACCCATAGTGGGGCCTATATGGGTTTTGATACAATTGGCAAGACCCGGGTTTGTAGTAGGAGAATATGAAGATTAA